The Thermostichus vulcanus str. 'Rupite' genome contains a region encoding:
- a CDS encoding DNA polymerase III subunit delta', with translation MPPVHIVGQEMAVRLLMAALQKSRVTSAYCFLGPQGVGRSLLARWFAQALLCESCSGIPCGQCSSCHWLLVGHHPDLHWVSPTYLHQGRLVAANSEEAQTLQRRSPPQIRLEQVQAVARFCARRPIRAQCSVVVMEGCETLAESAANALLKTLEEPGLAHIILIAPQAASLLPTLLSRCQMVPFRRLSPEEVEQVLCGLGYEELAGIPRAELIALAQGSPGLALVAHKQLQGIPLELLQDLKRWPHSLQQALELGKAVATHLDVPTQLWLIDYLQQHFWVQGSRQSIQKLECIRRQLLQFVQPRLSWEVNLASSNAMINP, from the coding sequence TTGCCCCCAGTCCACATCGTTGGGCAGGAGATGGCGGTACGTTTGCTGATGGCAGCCTTACAGAAGAGCCGGGTGACCTCCGCCTATTGCTTTTTGGGGCCACAGGGGGTAGGGCGAAGTTTGCTGGCCCGTTGGTTTGCCCAGGCGCTCCTGTGCGAGTCCTGCTCAGGGATCCCTTGTGGGCAGTGCTCCAGTTGTCACTGGTTGCTGGTGGGTCATCATCCCGATCTCCATTGGGTGAGTCCTACCTACCTGCATCAAGGCCGCCTGGTGGCAGCTAACTCAGAAGAAGCACAAACCCTGCAACGGCGCTCCCCACCCCAAATCCGCTTAGAGCAAGTCCAGGCTGTGGCACGGTTTTGTGCCCGCCGGCCGATTCGGGCCCAATGCTCGGTGGTGGTGATGGAGGGCTGTGAAACCTTAGCCGAAAGTGCGGCCAATGCGTTGCTGAAAACCCTGGAGGAACCAGGCTTAGCGCATATCATCCTCATTGCTCCCCAGGCGGCCTCCCTGTTGCCGACGCTGTTGTCCCGTTGTCAGATGGTGCCGTTTCGCCGCCTCAGTCCAGAAGAGGTGGAGCAGGTGTTGTGTGGGTTGGGCTACGAAGAGTTGGCAGGGATCCCCAGGGCAGAACTGATTGCCTTGGCTCAGGGCAGTCCCGGACTGGCGTTGGTGGCTCACAAGCAACTGCAAGGGATCCCACTGGAATTGCTTCAGGATCTCAAACGTTGGCCCCATTCTCTCCAACAGGCCTTGGAGCTGGGCAAAGCCGTGGCTACCCATTTGGATGTGCCGACACAACTGTGGTTGATCGACTATTTGCAGCAGCATTTTTGGGTACAGGGATCCCGTCAGTCGATCCAGAAATTAGAATGTATTCGCCGACAGCTTCTGCAATTTGTACAACCCCGCCTCAGTTGGGAGGTTAATTTGGCTAGTTCAAACGCGATGATCAATCCCTGA